The candidate division TA06 bacterium DNA window CTCACCCATAACTCTGTCGCGAATAATAGACTCGCTCATTGTAAAAAATCCTCCATTGATCAACGCGGTGTGGTCAGCTCTTCAAAGGTGTAGCCGGTACGGTGCCTTAATCCGGGAGTCACCGGTTTATAAGACTTGATCCCCACTTATCTCCTGATTCAACTGTAAATGTGTGTTTGCAGGTTTATAAATCCATCCGAAGGTTAGTCCGGTAAGGCCGAATTACGCCTAACGTTTGGGCTTAAGGGCAATGTCGCTGCTCCTACAGTGGTTATCCAGACTGAGTGCTTACGCTGTTGTTAACCGATGGTGTCGCTGACGCAGCCCTTGTAGCGTCAGCTCTGCGAAATTAGATCGCCAACGGTGCCGTGGGCTCCTTCCCAATTTCTGGCATCTTGGCTAACGCCCTTCACGCGTACTCATAAAGAGGAACCGTGCTCGGGGAACGGGTTGCTGTTCGCAGTACCATCTCAATCCGACGCACCGTCTCCGGCTTTAGGAGCACATCTCCACACACTGGGCAAACCTCTGCCGGGACATGGTCGATGACGAGCACCTGCCCATGATGGCGCATAGTGTGCACAATTTTCCGTTCTTCATATTCCCCGGGGCACCCCTCAATACTGCATTTCATCTCTATTGCCTCCTTCGAGTTGGTGTTATCCACTTTGGCGGTTTGGGTTCATAGACCGTAATAATGATAAGTACTGGTCTTGCCGTCGTACATACGACATGCAGAGGACGGCCGCCACGGGTAATACCATAGAGCAAACAACAAGAGCCCCGGCGGTGCTCAGGATAATTCTCTAATATTTGGCCGGCAATAATAGCTTCAGACACTTCAGCTAGCGCGATATCCTCTTCAACCATTTCCTGCTGGGCGTGTTGAGTAACGCGAATGTTATCCGCAACCGCTTGATCGCGTATCCGGTCCGGCACAGCCTCCAAAGCAGTAACCTCAACTTCGTTCATGCAATTAGACCCACAAATTCCTCTCTCATTCCAAGGGCATTTCAGCTAAGGATTCAGGCGTAAATAACATCCCTATCCCCTCATTGTTTTATCCCCTCAGGCGCCCCATTATCACATAACAAGCTGTGTTTGATTGCCTGGATACAAACGCTGTGACAGAGGACATTTTGGCGGTTGCCTTCAAGTAAAAATCAAATTGGAGCAACATCTAACAAGCCGTTTGTTATACGATATTTTACCTGCTGAAACGTAATTTAACGTTCCCATTTAATATGGCAATTGATATTATTCTTTTCGTAAACATCTAATATCTGTGTGCAAAAATCAAGTAATGCCTTATTCCCTTCGTGTTTTGCAACTTCATACAAACGGATAAACATTTTCTTGCCAGTCTCTGTTTGTTTTAAATTCTTTTTCATAAAATTGTGCTGTGAACAAAGGGTTTGACCGTTTTCTATTGTTGCTTCGCCACCGAAATCTTTTGGTTTAATATGATCGATATGTAACTCAAAACCTTCTTTCGTACCTCTGCCGCAAACAACACATTTGTAACCATCTCTCTCAAAAACGGTTTGCTTTTGAGCTGGGGTAAAATCTTCTAATTCCCTTTCAACAATATGTTTGGGGTCATATCTATAAACGCCTTTTGTAACTTTTATTAAGTATCCTTCTTGATGCAATAGACGAATAGAACGATCTGGATCTCGAAAGACATTACTCGTTCGTTTTTTATATTCTGATGTCGCCCAGTCAACAATTTCAGGATGTTTGATGTCCTTATTGGGGTGGCTTTGAAAGTACTCCAATAGAAGTTCTCTTTGAGTTATTTCGTTATTATGTTTCACCATAACGTTTCTGAAGTTCCTAATTCTTTCATTATCCTATTTTTTGTTAATTTACAATAATTTTTATCAAGCTCAACACCAATACCAATGCGTTTATTAACCGAAGCCTCAATTACTGTTGTGCCACTTCCACAAAATGGATCAAAAACAACATCACTTATAAAACTAAATAATTTTATGGCACGTTTTGGCAATTCTCTTGGAAATGGGGCAGGATGGCCAACCCTTTTTTTACTCTCACCACAAAAGGTCCAAAGACCATTAGTCCATTCCATGAATTCTTCTTTTGTGATATTGGTTGTTTTTGAACCAATTGTTTTTTTCCAATCATCTTTATAAAGAACTAAAATTAGCTCTACTGGAGCAATAACATAAGGTGCTGCTGCTGATAACCACGAACCCCAAGCAGTGCGTCTTGAAATATTGCCTTCATTCCAAATTATTGTTGAATGATATTTCCATCCCACTTTTTGTGCAATTGTTGTCAGATCAGCGCCGACACTTCGTTGACCACCCTTATTTTTATCGAGGGGAATATTAAGTATAAATCTTGCTTGAGTATTGCTCCATTTAAAACAATTTGACATCCATTTCTCTGAAAAATCTAAATATTTATCGTAACTTAATTCATCATTATTGGAATTATATTCAATTCCGACGTTATACGGTGGCGAAGTGACGATTAAATCAATAAAGGGCTTATTAAATAAGTCTTTATCTAAACAATCGCCATTTATAAGAACGATATCTTTGTGTCTGAAATATTCATTTTTGTGGCGTGCAGTAATAATATTCACAGCACAATCTGGTTCCACTTTCGGCGCTTGATGATTTACAGTGGACGTTAGGCTATTTGCCTTATGCATACTATTACATCCTATTTTTGTAGTTACGCCGTATTTAATCGCGGGCTGTAAAAGCGGTCAATTCTCCGCCCGCCGAATAGTCAGGCAATAAAGCCTCGGCAGCCTCGGCTAATTTTTGCTTTCTTTCCGTTTTTGCGAGTGGCTGCTCGATTTGTTCAAGGTCTTCATGAATCAAGTGCAAAGCAGTTTCAATGATTGTTATGCGCTCCGGTGCCGGTAATTTCCGGAGTTCTTATAATATTTCTCTCTGCGCCATATCCCTTCCTTTTTCCGGCAATTATAGCGCATTTTTTCAGCGGCGGCGCCCGGTGCTCCCGTCTATTCCTGAAAAGATCGGATAGTCAAAATAAATCAAACCCCTTCGCCTATCTCCAGCTTTTGATTCTTGGCCAAGGTAACCACCGCCTTCTTCCAGTCGGGACGTTTGCCCTGGGTGCGGCCCTGCCGCTTGATCTTGCCCCGGACGTTCATGGTGGCCACATCGGTGACCTTGACCTTGAAGGCCGTCTCGACGGCTCTTTTGACGTCATGCTTGTTGGCGTTCTTGTCGACCTCAAAAGCATAGCGGTTGTAAGCTTCTTTAAGCGCAGTGAATTTCTCGGTGACCAGCGGTTTTTTTATGACCTTGGATAAATCTTTCATTTGTTAAAGACCTCCTTTAAGGCCTCCACCCCGGCCTTGGTAAACAGCACTCTGTCGGCCCGCATGATTTCGTAGGCGTTAAGCTCCCGCACCGGCCTGATAGCCAGGCCCTTGATGTTGCGGCCGGAGAGCAGCAGTTCGGATGAAGGGACCACGTCTAAAAGCAGCACTTTTTTGTCGGAAAGTTCCATGGTCTTTAAGACCCCGTGGACATCGCGGGTCTTCCCGCCCGAGGTCACGGCGTCTATCACCGCCAAACGGCCGGTCTTGAACGAATCGGTCAAAGCTGATTTCAGGGCCTGGCGCCGGCTGGCCCTGGGCATCTCCCAGGAATAGTCCCGGGGGTGGGGGCCGTGGGCCACGTAGCCGCCCACCATCAGCGAGGAGCGATTGCTTCCCTGGCGGGCCCGGCCGGTGCCCTTCTGCCTGAACGGCTTCTTGCCTCCGCCCCGCACGTCCTCGGCATTCTGGGTACTGGCGGTGCCCTGCCGTTTATTATCCAGGTAATTTCTTACTGCCAGGTATAGCAGGTGCTGATTCACCCTGACCCCGAAGATGTTCTCGGGCAGGTCTATATTCCCTGTCTTTTTCCCCTGGGCGTCATATAGATTTGCGGACAACATTTTTTACGCCTTCTTCTTTATTATCTTTTGAACTACCAATATCCCGTCGGGGGCGCCTGGTACCG harbors:
- the rplD gene encoding 50S ribosomal protein L4, which encodes MLSANLYDAQGKKTGNIDLPENIFGVRVNQHLLYLAVRNYLDNKRQGTASTQNAEDVRGGGKKPFRQKGTGRARQGSNRSSLMVGGYVAHGPHPRDYSWEMPRASRRQALKSALTDSFKTGRLAVIDAVTSGGKTRDVHGVLKTMELSDKKVLLLDVVPSSELLLSGRNIKGLAIRPVRELNAYEIMRADRVLFTKAGVEALKEVFNK
- a CDS encoding YgiT-type zinc finger protein — encoded protein: MKCSIEGCPGEYEERKIVHTMRHHGQVLVIDHVPAEVCPVCGDVLLKPETVRRIEMVLRTATRSPSTVPLYEYA
- a CDS encoding DUF4258 domain-containing protein, giving the protein MNEVEVTALEAVPDRIRDQAVADNIRVTQHAQQEMVEEDIALAEVSEAIIAGQILENYPEHRRGSCCLLYGITRGGRPLHVVCTTARPVLIIITVYEPKPPKWITPTRRRQ
- a CDS encoding site-specific DNA-methyltransferase — encoded protein: MHKANSLTSTVNHQAPKVEPDCAVNIITARHKNEYFRHKDIVLINGDCLDKDLFNKPFIDLIVTSPPYNVGIEYNSNNDELSYDKYLDFSEKWMSNCFKWSNTQARFILNIPLDKNKGGQRSVGADLTTIAQKVGWKYHSTIIWNEGNISRRTAWGSWLSAAAPYVIAPVELILVLYKDDWKKTIGSKTTNITKEEFMEWTNGLWTFCGESKKRVGHPAPFPRELPKRAIKLFSFISDVVFDPFCGSGTTVIEASVNKRIGIGVELDKNYCKLTKNRIMKELGTSETLW
- a CDS encoding HNH endonuclease, which gives rise to MVKHNNEITQRELLLEYFQSHPNKDIKHPEIVDWATSEYKKRTSNVFRDPDRSIRLLHQEGYLIKVTKGVYRYDPKHIVERELEDFTPAQKQTVFERDGYKCVVCGRGTKEGFELHIDHIKPKDFGGEATIENGQTLCSQHNFMKKNLKQTETGKKMFIRLYEVAKHEGNKALLDFCTQILDVYEKNNINCHIKWER
- the rplW gene encoding 50S ribosomal protein L23 — translated: MKDLSKVIKKPLVTEKFTALKEAYNRYAFEVDKNANKHDVKRAVETAFKVKVTDVATMNVRGKIKRQGRTQGKRPDWKKAVVTLAKNQKLEIGEGV